One segment of Thermococcus sp. AM4 DNA contains the following:
- a CDS encoding 26S protease regulatory subunit, which yields MPVDLSGPLLSAFRKAKREFEDAIKKGDKETARKKALECARILKQLSKYDEFNCESYLKKAKKWEVIAKEVEEGRYGAKRKHKPVKEGGKGGKGGSEASVDEEDQFKRYVENLIARSKVKWSDIGGLDEVKRLIMETVVISALQRPQSIQPWKGILLFGPPGTGKTLLASAAAGSLNATFFSVKASNVLSKYFGESTKIISALYEVARERAPSIVFMDEIDALTTKRSGDQSEASRRMLSTLLTELDGFQDKGSDVLVLTLAATNTPWDLDEAVLSRFPRRIYVPLPDKKATKEIIKINTRGLDISRLDLDAIAEESVRRLYSGRDIKNLCQEAVWNMIREENPDLHKLAELPYEKLRRRSLRTRPLEMRDFEAAFKKIKSPLTRKDIERYEKWAEEFGGW from the coding sequence ATGCCCGTCGATCTGTCCGGACCCCTGCTGTCAGCGTTTAGGAAGGCCAAGAGGGAGTTTGAGGATGCCATAAAGAAAGGGGATAAGGAAACCGCCCGGAAGAAGGCCCTTGAGTGCGCGAGGATACTGAAGCAGCTCTCGAAGTACGACGAGTTCAACTGCGAGAGCTACCTGAAGAAGGCGAAGAAGTGGGAGGTGATAGCGAAGGAGGTCGAGGAGGGCCGCTACGGGGCGAAGAGGAAACACAAGCCGGTGAAGGAAGGCGGGAAAGGCGGCAAAGGAGGAAGTGAGGCGAGCGTGGACGAGGAAGACCAGTTCAAGCGCTACGTGGAGAACCTCATCGCAAGGTCGAAGGTCAAGTGGAGCGACATCGGTGGGCTTGATGAGGTGAAAAGGCTGATAATGGAGACCGTCGTCATCTCGGCCCTTCAGAGGCCCCAGTCCATCCAGCCCTGGAAGGGTATTCTGCTCTTCGGTCCGCCTGGAACCGGTAAGACTCTCCTCGCGAGCGCCGCCGCCGGAAGCCTGAACGCGACCTTCTTCTCAGTTAAGGCCAGCAACGTTCTGAGCAAGTACTTCGGCGAGTCCACCAAGATAATCTCGGCCCTCTACGAGGTGGCGCGGGAGAGGGCGCCGAGCATAGTCTTCATGGACGAGATAGACGCGCTGACGACGAAGCGCTCCGGCGATCAGAGTGAAGCGAGCAGGAGGATGCTCTCCACCCTGCTGACTGAACTCGACGGCTTCCAGGACAAGGGAAGTGATGTACTCGTCCTGACGCTGGCGGCAACCAACACGCCCTGGGATCTCGACGAGGCCGTACTGTCGAGGTTTCCGAGGAGGATCTATGTTCCCCTGCCCGACAAGAAAGCCACGAAGGAGATCATCAAGATCAATACACGCGGGCTCGACATAAGCCGGCTCGACCTCGATGCCATAGCGGAGGAGAGCGTCAGAAGGCTCTACTCCGGAAGGGACATCAAGAACCTCTGCCAGGAGGCGGTATGGAACATGATCCGCGAGGAGAACCCGGACCTCCACAAGCTGGCGGAACTGCCCTACGAGAAGCTCAGGAGGCGCTCGCTGAGGACAAGACCGCTTGAGATGAGGGACTTCGAGGCCGCTTTCAAGAAGATCAAAAGCCCGCTGACGCGGAAGGACATCGAGCGCTATGAGAAGTGGGCGGAGGAGTTTGGGGGATGGTGA